Within Spinacia oleracea cultivar Varoflay chromosome 4, BTI_SOV_V1, whole genome shotgun sequence, the genomic segment CTTCCAGATCAATGGCTATTACTTGAAAAATCCAGATCAAAACAAAATCCTATATTTCTAACTCACGAACTCACTAACTAACTAATAAAATaggtaaatttaaataaaatcagaTACTAAATTTTTAAGTACAAAGCTCATCAATATATATCACTCAAGAATTGGACCTTGGCTATTTCCATAGTTTCTTTGTGACATGATGATAATTAATCAAGAAAAAACACTCCTTCCGTTGtaacaaataaaagaaaatattgaGATATTAAATCAAAGATATGTTCCATATCTTACCTCTGTATCATCCATGTAAATCGCAGATGACGTGATTGAATTTGACATCTTTTTCTTCCCCCTATTACAAGCCCAAAAGAATATATGTAAAACACCATCAAACAAGCTAATGAGTCAACACAAAACCAACCAATGGTGATACACACTGATACAACCAAGGTTGTATAGAAGCATACCAGAATGTCAGAACCTGCAGAACATATTAACACCAACTGCAAAACAGAAACCTGCAGAACATCATAACAACAACTGCAAAACAGGAGCACTACCACCAGACCAACTTCAACCTACAAAATGCAACAGAATAGCTGGACAGCAgctcaaacaaaacaaacaaggCTGCCTGCTTCTTCAACACGCAATTAATAATTCAATAACTCAAAGTTTCTCAACATGTTCACAACTAAAAGTAACCATatccaaaacataaataaataccGCATAGGACGAAAACCAAAACATAGTTCCTAACACATGAAGGTGCTAAATATAGTCTATTCAGAAATGAAATAATCTAAGCTTGAGATTGTgaaaattcagagaatttcttTTGAAGCTCCAAGATCATTTCCTTGTTCCTCTTCTCATCTTTTTCAAGCACTTCTATCTTGTTTAAAGCATCTGAGAGTTTTTGGTTTGTTTCAGTGAGCTCACTAGTTGTAGATTCAAGTTGACCTTTGAGTTGAGAGACAATGCTCGATGAAGGTGTTGATATATCATTGGTAATTGATTTTCCTGGCCTTGTGAAATAGTTTCCAGCACTATTTCCTAATCCAAAAAAGTTCCTTTCTTTGAATATCCACCAACCGCttcataaaatatttcatcATCTCCCTTAGTCGAGCCACTTGCTTGTGCTGCAGCTTTCTTGGATTGAAAATTATTCTGCCACAAGAATGTTGTACAAGTGACATTATTAGAAGATAAGCCCAAGAGTTATACGTAAATTCATACATTTATATCATTCAAACAACgaaaacaaaataagaaatcCGCTAGAACTAAAGATGAAAAGTTCTTATAAGAAGTCTGCTAGTAACATTTAGCCACACAAGAGTACAGAAACTTATTGTATACAAgtaatatatacggagtattttatTTTCACATCGACCAGGTGTACAGTGCTAAGTAAATGTATTTACCAGGTTATTAACGCTACAAGAGAATGGCTGGTTATACATTTTTGTAGAGTGTTCAAAAGAGGCATTGATCTTCATACTTGAACCAATACCAAACAACAAACTTTCAATACTATGAATTAAAAAAGTATGAAAGAAACACATACCCATATATTTTGTGCCGCCTCACTTGTCATAGTATTGTCCTTTTTTGTATGATTTTTCAAGTACAGATCAGGAGCAGAAAGGATCTTTCCATTCTTTTTCATCTATACATTATATTTACATGTGCATAAAATTTAATTAGACActcgaaaataaaattaaaaaaatttgggAACTTACAATAATGACATATATATTATATACCTCTCGTTTAGCTATCTCAGTTGCTGAGACTGATCCCTGACTATGTTTTATACCTTTCTTTTCTCCCTCCAACCTATTTAGAATAGATTGTTGTGATTTCTTCTTAAAATCGTCTGATTCTCGAAGAATTTTAAGCTCACTCCTAACTTCTGCAGACAACCAAGGTATAATTGTGTTGTTTTTTGCCTTGCCGGCCCTAGAGGCCATGCCTTTAAGAGATATTGCAGCTTTCTTCCTAAAATTAACTTCAACTGATGATGCGTGTTTCTTATCCCACGTGTAACTTTGCTGCAAATAAGATATATATTTATACAGATTTCAATGTACAGAAGTAGTTTAAGATATAATCCTGTAATTGCAAGAGAGATTATGAGTGAGTCTAGTAAAGAAGAAGAGTGCTAAAACACACGCAAATACACTAATGCTACATTATAGAGTAGAAGAGCTAAAGAACTTATCTAAACCATATAAATCTGAGCGAGACTCGTATCTTGTAGAGATTCCTGAACTGGACTTATTTGTTCAATTTTGCTACTCTGACATATGAATCTCATTCTCAACTGATTTACAACATGTCACAGTTCAAACAAGAAACTGAAAAAAGAAGCCAAGTTCATTTATCTTCCTGCCTACCCATGAGAATCCCTCAGAAAATCGATCACTAGCTCAgaataagaaataataaaattgacTAAAGATTAATGCAGATGCTGATCTTGATCATTCAGAGTTGTCCTCACGTTAAGGATCTTGAAATTTCGGTGAGTATATCTGTCTATATATTGTTTCTTTCACAATTTACTTGTTCATATGCCTGCCAATATTATTTTCTAAACAGAACATTGtgtttttttccttcttttttttgataattgaCACTAAGCATGTACTGATAATTAGCAGTGAACAACAATAATCATCTAGTATCCTTACGAACTAGAATGCTAGAAATTTTCTTAGCCTGGATGAAAGACTTCTATGATCTTTTATGACAGCAATATTAAGACAGCTCTGAATGCAGTATTATGACAGCTCTGAATGCAATATTATGACAGCATGAATGTCATCTTATTTTGTACGATTTTACCAATATCTACAACTACAATACACTCGTTACAGAGTCACGATTCAATAGTGTAGTGAACACATTCAAAACCTAAATTAAACACAACAGAATTACAAGAGGGGGGATATGGAATATGGTACTTCTCAAATACTTCATTACTTTCCCTGAAACAAAACATGAAGGAAAATTTTCGAATCTGCTAGCTAAAACAAGAGAATCATCTATAGCTAGTTGAGTAATCCCTCTACGTTGGACAGGTGTTTGGAGAGCAAGAACCTGGCCATCAGACCAATCACATAACAAGATAGCCAAAGAAAGCCCTTATTTGTTGAATTACTATAGTTTAGTGGAACTAAGAATGGCCTGCTATCACTATGATAGCAGGACTAGATTAAAGCTTAAGTTAGGACTAATGAAGAATCTAAACTAGATGATGACTGATAAATAGACTAATGCAGATGCTGATAAATAGACTACATTAGTACATAAACTGATAAATAGACTAATGCAGATGATGACTGATGCTTGTTGTGCTGCCGATACAGACATGAAGGTGCTAACAGTGTTGCTGGTGTAGGAGGAGGGAAGGGGAAGGGAAGGGAGGGGAGGGGAGTACCTGAAATGAAAACCACCAGTAGTCTTTAGCATGTTTTTTTGCGTTGGTCCAGCATGTGTATGGTTCATCATAGAAGCTTTGTATGACTTTTGTGATGGTACTTGAAACAGAGTAATGATCAAACCTATTTGCAAGTGATAATTATAAGTTAgagaaatcataaatttaaagaATTTTAGATAAATGGTAAAAGCAATGCAAGTTGATAAAACCATAATGCATCAGGATCGAGTGTAGGAAGAGTGTCATTTGGGATATCATGATTTTCTTGCTCTTCCATATGTAGCTCTGGATTCTCGTCATTAGGCTCATCATTAGGCTCATCATTAGGCTCATCATTAGGCTCGTCGGCTCTCTGGCTAGATGTTCCTCTAAGCCTGAAACGACCTCTTCCTGCAGACATATCTACTAAAACCAAAGATGACTAAATACATATtgatataattattataattagtgGCATCTAACTAACTACTTAAAAAAACTTTCAAAAATATATAGCTAAAGGACATAACAAATAAATAAGATTCAATTATCGAAACTACAAAAGTAAATGAAATAGATTATAATTAGCCAAGCTTCACATTATCCAAAAACTCATATAAGCAATCACGTTTTAATCAAATCAACTATCACTATGAATCCACATCACCACTTGTAGTGCTTAAATCACTTTCATATccatcttcttcatcatctatgGACATTTCGGAACTGAACTCCTCTTCCTCTTCAATATTATCATTCAAGTCTTCATCCTCTTCCTCTTCAATATTATCATCCAAGTCTTCATCCTCTTCAGTCACACCTTCCATTTCATCTTCATTCGTGTGAGCATGGACAAAATCATCCTCATTTAGCTCAGATAATTGTGGTGGGTTCTCATTTCGCTCCTCCTGAAATGCTAATGGGTCCAAAGGAGCATCAACTACTGATCTAGCCTTCATTTGAAACACGGCCCACCATTGATCTCGATCCCTTTTTAAGCTCGGGTATGGTGCAAAATATACTTGTTCTGCTTGATAGGCTAACACAAAAGGGTCATATCTAGGATACTTCTTTGTATGGTTAACCTCGACAAGCTTATATTGCGGATGCACATTTGTACCATTTCCCGAGTCAAACCAGGAACACTTAAACAACATGGCTTTATAACATTGTGTTGGCCCCACATACATCAACTCAATCACCTCCTCAAGTATTCCATAATAGCTCACCTCCTCCAAACTCTTCACACAAACTCCATAATTCATAGTAGACTTATCCTTCCCATATTCATAAGTATGAAAATTATAGCCGTTGACATAATAATGCTTATATTTCTGAACAGCTCTTGATGGACCAATAGCAAGAGTCCTAATTATTCCTTTCTCATTATCGGAACTCAAAACCTACCAAAATATTAAGTACGTTTCAATTTGTGGAGttaactaaaaattaaaaaaaaattaaaaaataccaTGATTTATAAGATTCTGCTTACATATTGCTTGAACCATTCTTGGAATTTATGCTCAAACTTCCTCCACACATCATTAACACTAACACGTGGATTTTGTTTAACCatttcctcttcaaacaacctgCTTGAAAGAATAATTACTTTAACTTTTAAGGTATTAAGAAGGAATTTCTCTTTCAAGTGAGTTCTTAAGTGAGTTATAATGGTGGTTACCTTTCATAATCTTGTAATAGCTCACAATTTGAAAGGATGTAGCCATGGGCCGCACGATAGTCAACATCAACCAAAAAGCTTTTAGTTCCCTTTTTAGAGGTGTGTCCTGTATTGCAAGAGAACAACTCAGGAACATTTACATCCACTTGCCCTTCATCACCTTCATATACATTTCGACACATGTCGTTAGCCTTTGTGTCAATGTTTGGCTCAAAATAATGGGTGCAAAAGTTAGATATCTCCTCCGTAAGATATGCATTGCAAATAGAACCTTCCACTCGAGCTTTGTTAccaatttttctttttaaatgaTGGAGGAACCTGTAGTAATTGTAAACCGAAAACGTatgattaataatttgaaaattataattatagAGTTTTTTAGAATAGGTGATCGAGAAAGTTATAATTTACCTTTCAAATGGATACATCCACCTATACTGGACGGGTCCTCCGACTTTTGTCTCATACGGCAAGTGAACAGGCAAATGTTCCATAACATTGAAGAACGAGGGTGGGAAAATTCTCTCTAGTTTGCAAATGATCTCTGGAATATTTTTCTCCAACATATCCACATCCTCCACTTTCAACAGTGATGAGCTTATATCCCTAAAGAACTGGCTTATTTCAGTAATTGTCTTCCACACAATGACGGGAAGCAATTCTTTCAATGCAACTGGAAGCAACCTCTCCATGAACACGTGGCAATCATGGCTTTTCATGCCAAATAATTTTCCCTCATTTAAATCTACACATCTGCTTAGGTTGGATGCATATCCATCAGGGAATTTCAATTTCTTGATCCACTCACATAAAGCTTTCCTTTTCTCCTTGCTAAGTGTGAAAGAAGCATCAGGCATCTTATCTCCCGTTTTACTACTACTAGCACCACTATCATCGTGCAGATGTAGTCGTCGTCGTTTGCAATGTAGAGCCAAATCTTTCCTAGCTTCTTTATTATCCTTAGTTTTCCCCTTAACATTCATAACTGTATGGATTAATTGATCAAAAAAGTTTTTCTCGACATGCATCACATCTAAGTTATGCCGAACCAAAAGCTTTCGCCAATAAGGAAGTTCCCAAAAAATGCTTTGCTTCATCCAATTATGTGTTTTATCTCGAGCTAACTCACAATGATCAATTGTTTTTGGCAAGTGTGACACACGCTCCCACAGTTCATCACCACTCAACCTTGGTGGGGGTGGGGAGTATTCTGCCTTATTTTTGGTGAAACCACTTTTGTTCTTTCGAAAAACATGATCTTCAGGTAGAAATTGACGATGGCAATCAAACCATGTTTGCTTATGACCATGTTTCAAAGTGAAAGACTTTGTATTCTCCATGCAATAAGGACATGCCAACCTCCCAGCAGTACTCCACCCGGATAGCATACCGTAAGCTGGAAAGTCACTCACAGTCCACAATAGAGCTGCCTTCATGTTAAAATTTTGCTTCTTTGACACGTCATAAGTCATAGCTCCAACATTCCACAACTGTTTCAACTCCTCCACTAGAGGTTGTAAGTATACGTCAAGCTTTCCTTTAGGACTCTTTGGGCCTGGGATAATCAAGCTCAAGAATAGAAAAGGTCTTTTCATACACAAACCCGGTGGCAAGTTATAAGGTGTAAGAATAACAGGCCAACATGAGTAACTTTTCCCTGAATTGCCAAACGGGGAAAAACCATCCGTACACAACCCAAGACGAACATTGC encodes:
- the LOC130471466 gene encoding uncharacterized protein; amino-acid sequence: MVMYLCVDLEMNLDRDWMYKRLDSDNYLRETFVEGVKEFIMYACEQEYYKQSKLMKCPCIKCKLVPYKDVDTVRIHLYMHGFRPNYYCWSCHGEEYSEGTREGVESSSSGLDSNPYTDMIMDAFGPQFEGLNEESFQNLEEEPHPEAKMFFDMLLNAQKPLYDGCKESLLSVASRVTNLKCEYNIPHRAVDGFTSLMRDICPDKSNMTDTFRATKKLLKGLELPHQKIDVCPNGCFLFWKDQSHLQKCPVCNEDRYKKIAKGKRVAKKQLIYFPVTPRLQRLYAVKATATEMRWHVENPREEGIMAHPCDGEAWKHFDNTYKEFAAEPRNVRLGLCTDGFSPFGNSGKSYSCWPVILTPYNLPPGLCMKRPFLFLSLIIPGPKSPKGKLDVYLQPLVEELKQLWNVGAMTYDVSKKQNFNMKAALLWTVSDFPAYGMLSGWSTAGRLACPYCMENTKSFTLKHGHKQTWFDCHRQFLPEDHVFRKNKSGFTKNKAEYSPPPPRLSGDELWERVSHLPKTIDHCELARDKTHNWMKQSIFWELPYWRKLLVRHNLDVMHVEKNFFDQLIHTVMNVKGKTKDNKEARKDLALHCKRRRLHLHDDSGASSSKTGDKMPDASFTLSKEKRKALCEWIKKLKFPDGYASNLSRCVDLNEGKLFGMKSHDCHVFMERLLPVALKELLPVIVWKTITEISQFFRDISSSLLKVEDVDMLEKNIPEIICKLERIFPPSFFNVMEHLPVHLPYETKVGGPVQYRWMYPFERFLHHLKRKIGNKARVEGSICNAYLTEEISNFCTHYFEPNIDTKANDMCRNVYEGDEGQVDVNVPELFSCNTGHTSKKGTKSFLVDVDYRAAHGYILSNCELLQDYERLFEEEMVKQNPRVSVNDVWRKFEHKFQEWFKQYVLSSDNEKGIIRTLAIGPSRAVQKYKHYYVNGYNFHTYEYGKDKSTMNYGVCVKSLEEVSYYGILEEVIELMYVGPTQCYKAMLFKCSWFDSGNGTNVHPQYKLVEVNHTKKYPRYDPFVLAYQAEQVYFAPYPSLKRDRDQWWAVFQMKARSVVDAPLDPLAFQEERNENPPQLSELNEDDFVHAHTNEDEMEGVTEEDEDLDDNIEEEEDEDLNDNIEEEEEFSSEMSIDDEEDGYESDLSTTSGDVDS